In Pectinophora gossypiella unplaced genomic scaffold, ilPecGoss1.1 Pgos_35, whole genome shotgun sequence, a single genomic region encodes these proteins:
- the LOC126381074 gene encoding uncharacterized protein LOC126381074 produces MEAAGGWWCLSLMVLYLQMSHSLQLQNIKDNPGILPVKLGQAYRQEDKWTVIKVLDLNDIKETLKFNVNKFLEFDKLVDVNKPFSHEFYNIRLHAYDLYNITINKFRQLVPSSRFKRGILNPLGSLIKVVTGNLDHEDAIKYDKLISELKGNQIHTEKKLIIVSKMLDGLINSTETLHNNTLILDERLKRIEKIVKYIASKENNSVYNTYMLSLFKLFIGNFRTIYLTISEIETVLALSKVSVLHQSIINSDEFLKILESVAKYDNLVYPVNLNNLIKIEKTIVVKSYMKENQITFILEIPLIDGNIYNYFKIYSLPMFKPSTNLTYVIIPKYPYLLAKGPKYHPINSPCDELAPGQFLCKENDQVIYPERTCVEQLMRFHSNLTLCRVYPVHVEDIKIQRIDPANWIVYTRSSQILTEKCNDDTIKRQIQGTYLISNAEDCELYIENFKLNRRRSIAADFHFKVTPVIGLPKPDFLKMNVTTELSKVDIKGVSLDNLKHLSNVLNSERFNSDISESEIIDTRSVSLATIFLYVILIISIITIIIWKFKVFNFTRNHQDSKSSDDFVLEEGGVMPPLARRTVTVHAA; encoded by the exons ATGGAAGCAGCCGGGGGTTG GTGGTGCTTAAGCCTGATGGTTCTGTACCTTCAGATGAGCCACAGCCTTCAACTTCAAAACATTAAGGACAACCCCGGGATATTGCCTGTCAAGTTGGGACAAGCATATCGACAAGAAGATAAATGGACAGTTATTAAAGTTTTAGATTTGAATGATATAAAGGAAACCCTTAAATTTAACGTTAATAAGTTTTTAGAGTTTGATAAATTGGTAGATGTTAATAAACCTTTTTCACAtgagttttataatataagGTTACACGCGTATGATTTGTATAATATAACCATTAACAAATTCAGGCAACTTGTTCCGTCTAGCAGATTTAAGAGAGGCATCCTAAACCCTCTTGGTTCTTTAATAAAAGTAGTCACAGGGAATCTAGACCATGAAGACGCGATTAAATATGACAAATTGATCTCTGAACTTAAAGGCAATCAAATACATACagaaaagaaattaattattgtatctAAAATGTTAGATGGTTTAATAAATAGCACCGAGACATTACATAATAACACGTTAATATTAGACGAACGTCTTAAACGTATAGAAAAAATTGTTAAATACATAGCATCGAAAGAAAATAACTCcgtttataatacatatatgttAAGCTTGTTCAAACTGTTCATTGGAAACTTCAGAACTATATACTTGACTATTAGTGAAATTGAAACTGTTTTAGCCTTGAGTAAAGTCTCAGTGTTACACCAATCCATCATAAATTCAGATGAGTTTCTCAAAATACTGGAATCTGTAGCCAAGTATGATAATTTAGTATATCCTGTAAACCTAAATAACTtgataaaaattgaaaaaactatAGTTGTTAAGTCATATATGAAAGAAAATCAGATTACGTTCATTTTAGAAATTCCTTTAATAGatggaaatatttataattattttaaaatttattcattaCCCATGTTTAAGCCATCAACAAACCTTACCTATGTTATAATTCCTAAATATCCTTACCTTTTGGCGAAAGGTCCGAAATACCACCCCATCAACAGTCCCTGCGACGAGCTAGCCCCGGGACAGTTCCTGTGCAAGGAGAATGACCAGGTTATTTATCCTGAACGAACCTGTGTTGAGCAGCTGATGCGGTTTCATTCTAATCTCACCCTCTGCAGAGTTTACCCTGTCCACGTGGAAGATATCAAGATCCAGAGGATCGATCCTGCCAATTGGATTGTCTACACCAGGAGCAGCCAAATACTTACTGAAAAATGTAATGACGACACAATCAAAAGACAGATTCAGGGTACTTACCTTATTTCCAATGCTGAAGACTGCGAACTCTACATAGAGAACTTTAAATTAAACCGCCGGAGGTCCATTGCTGCCGATTTCCATTTCAAGGTTACACCCGTAATTGGTTTACCTAAGCCCGACTTCCTGAAGATGAACGTTACCACGGAATTATCTAAGGTGGACATTAAAGGCGTGTCTTTGGATAACTTGAAGCATCTCTCTAACGTATTAAACAGTGAAAGGTTTAACAGTGATATCAGTGAAAGTGAAATAATAGACACTCGTAGTGTGAGCTTAGCTACTATATTCCTTTATGTAATCTTAATTATAAGTatcattactattattatatggaAATTTAAAGTTTTCAATTTTACACGAAATCACCAAGACTCAAAATCGTCGGATGATTTCGTGCTTGAGGAGGGAGGAGTTATGCCACCCCTAGCCCGAAGAACGGTGACAGTGCATGCTGCCTAG